In one window of Pseudoalteromonas espejiana DSM 9414 DNA:
- a CDS encoding serine/threonine-protein kinase, with protein MLVERFEIVSAQGRGQYGCVYKALDIQLQTYVAIKVLNSALHNSEQAISSFKNELLLVRQLSHPNIIRVHEYYYDQQLHFITMDWIEGLTLEDKIAEKKLTSQEIIDIVKQLFAGLACADEVGIVHKDLKPDNILIDTEGKVYIADFGLAALKNNDNSQSIIGTPYYAAPEYLLQGKVNKSTDLYSLGVIIYQLCCHSMPFTGNSLELIIDSKLSGNIKFNPYQAKLKSLKALVLSMLAANTQSRPESVSLASRSFESLINKNAKRNTRPVMLFAAAFVFVGFIWVLTTVENTANTDKAKYSSIAILPTVMNSETENDAFTDFIHYRLSHVSNLRVIDISRVTNLLKQLGLNPPLDKAKVELLSDLLKVDALISPAVIRTGGNNQDVQIKLIKVDGFNINESLLLNAPLDDEKWNSVASQAVKNLKQALNLKEQDGKSLLLSSPPSKALFNIKKQIELGNVEEAKTKLQSLLAQNPSLAQGWLVLGELLLENNLIIEAEQAYSKVLEHSKPLTYSAKFASARLNDLAGKVELAKNDYLELIKAFPYNIELKIALAEFYFFIEQHSKAEQLLLDVVKLDPYHPNAWFMLGRAAFLQGDLNKAVDDYFVKALVTAKKLKNPLKEGEALNAFGVVYGQQGNTELAFDYYLQALTVRQNMGDSAGVATTMTNLASLYLAEAQYKQAEDYLEKSLDIYTQLGDQQGLSNSYNELGVLAEEQALYQKALKHYQDALTIRINLSNQMLQAESMNNIGFMYYMLLNHEHALVYWQQAEQLFQRIQFPIGIIHVQQNLAQIELSKGNWRNAFHLFNNTLKDASALNSVEETIVAKSYLAKLGFLQGGFKQSFSELESVYQQAEALNDVRAIAEFGLWLADWSMQLGLKEHAIRYLEKVELAVANNGNVEYHNKHAFLSRYINDQLHLNNLQNQALVAPDFAHQSVYIRELIYAAREHLRTGEKDISAYLVKLKAADYELQKYQYIDYLELLAIQQFLNKQWQALQATLREAELLQRNMGGYWRSFQFDRLHAQLALANEADSSAYIAKVDKKVADLLNNLPKNAEHTFLSTLSYFELNDGFGELSAND; from the coding sequence TTGTTAGTTGAACGTTTTGAAATTGTCTCAGCCCAAGGGCGCGGGCAATATGGTTGTGTATATAAAGCACTTGATATACAACTGCAAACTTACGTTGCTATTAAGGTGCTTAATAGCGCACTTCACAACAGTGAGCAGGCAATTAGTTCATTTAAAAACGAGCTACTTTTAGTCAGGCAACTAAGTCACCCTAACATAATCCGTGTGCATGAATATTACTACGATCAACAACTTCACTTTATAACAATGGATTGGATAGAAGGGCTTACATTAGAAGATAAAATTGCAGAAAAAAAACTCACCTCTCAAGAAATAATTGATATTGTTAAACAACTTTTTGCAGGGTTAGCGTGCGCAGATGAAGTTGGTATAGTTCATAAAGATTTAAAGCCCGATAATATTTTAATTGATACCGAAGGCAAGGTTTACATTGCCGATTTTGGCTTAGCAGCTTTAAAAAATAACGATAACAGCCAAAGTATTATTGGCACGCCTTACTACGCGGCACCTGAGTATCTACTGCAAGGTAAAGTTAATAAAAGCACTGACTTGTACTCCCTCGGGGTAATTATTTATCAGCTTTGCTGCCATTCAATGCCTTTTACGGGTAATAGTCTTGAATTAATCATTGATAGTAAGCTTTCAGGAAATATTAAATTTAACCCTTATCAGGCAAAATTAAAGTCATTAAAAGCTTTAGTGCTCAGTATGCTTGCTGCAAATACTCAGTCTCGGCCTGAAAGTGTAAGCCTCGCCTCACGCTCATTTGAGTCGCTTATTAATAAAAATGCTAAGCGTAATACTCGCCCCGTAATGCTATTTGCAGCCGCTTTTGTATTTGTTGGGTTTATTTGGGTGCTAACAACAGTTGAAAATACAGCAAACACAGATAAAGCAAAATATTCATCTATTGCTATTTTACCCACAGTCATGAATAGCGAAACGGAAAATGATGCGTTTACTGACTTTATACATTACAGATTGTCGCATGTGAGCAATTTAAGAGTTATCGATATTTCGCGTGTTACAAATTTGCTAAAGCAATTAGGTTTAAATCCGCCATTAGATAAAGCCAAAGTAGAGCTACTGTCTGACTTACTTAAGGTGGATGCTTTAATTAGTCCTGCCGTTATTCGCACAGGGGGTAATAATCAAGATGTTCAAATTAAATTAATAAAAGTCGACGGCTTCAATATAAACGAGTCTCTATTATTAAATGCCCCGCTTGATGATGAAAAATGGAATAGCGTTGCAAGTCAGGCCGTAAAAAATTTAAAACAAGCCCTTAACCTAAAAGAGCAAGACGGTAAATCACTGTTACTTAGCAGCCCTCCATCAAAAGCATTGTTTAATATAAAAAAGCAGATTGAATTGGGTAATGTAGAAGAGGCAAAAACTAAGTTGCAATCGTTATTGGCTCAAAACCCTAGCTTAGCGCAAGGTTGGTTGGTATTAGGTGAGCTTTTGTTAGAAAACAATTTGATAATAGAAGCAGAGCAGGCGTATTCAAAAGTACTAGAGCACTCTAAGCCTTTAACTTACAGCGCTAAATTTGCTAGTGCGCGGCTTAATGATTTAGCAGGCAAAGTAGAGCTGGCTAAAAATGATTATTTAGAGCTCATAAAAGCATTCCCTTACAATATTGAATTAAAAATTGCCTTAGCAGAGTTTTACTTTTTTATAGAGCAGCATAGTAAGGCTGAGCAATTGTTGTTAGATGTTGTAAAGCTCGATCCATACCACCCTAATGCTTGGTTTATGCTTGGTCGAGCTGCTTTTTTACAAGGTGATTTAAATAAAGCAGTGGATGATTACTTTGTAAAAGCACTGGTTACAGCTAAAAAGTTAAAGAACCCACTTAAAGAGGGGGAAGCATTAAATGCGTTTGGTGTTGTTTACGGGCAACAAGGAAATACCGAACTGGCGTTTGATTATTACTTACAAGCTTTAACAGTACGTCAAAACATGGGTGACTCGGCAGGTGTAGCTACAACCATGACAAACTTAGCTTCTTTATACCTTGCTGAGGCGCAGTATAAACAAGCTGAAGACTATTTAGAAAAAAGCTTAGATATATATACCCAGCTAGGCGATCAGCAAGGGCTTTCTAATTCTTATAATGAACTAGGTGTACTTGCTGAAGAACAGGCACTTTATCAAAAAGCGTTAAAGCATTATCAAGATGCGCTAACAATAAGAATAAACCTTAGTAACCAAATGCTACAAGCTGAGAGCATGAATAACATTGGTTTTATGTATTACATGTTACTCAATCATGAACATGCTTTGGTTTATTGGCAGCAGGCTGAGCAACTATTTCAGCGTATTCAATTTCCAATAGGCATTATTCATGTGCAACAAAACTTAGCGCAAATTGAATTATCAAAAGGAAATTGGCGTAATGCTTTTCACCTTTTTAATAACACGCTTAAAGATGCTAGTGCGTTAAATAGTGTAGAAGAAACCATAGTTGCTAAAAGCTACTTAGCTAAGCTTGGCTTTTTACAAGGTGGTTTTAAACAGAGTTTTAGTGAGCTTGAAAGTGTTTATCAGCAAGCTGAAGCGCTTAATGACGTAAGAGCAATTGCCGAGTTTGGTTTATGGCTTGCGGATTGGTCAATGCAACTTGGTTTAAAAGAACACGCTATTCGCTATTTAGAAAAAGTGGAATTAGCTGTCGCGAATAACGGTAATGTTGAGTACCACAATAAGCACGCCTTTTTATCTCGCTATATTAATGATCAACTTCACTTAAACAACTTACAAAACCAAGCGCTAGTTGCGCCTGATTTTGCCCACCAATCAGTGTATATACGTGAGCTTATTTATGCAGCCCGAGAACACTTACGCACCGGTGAAAAGGATATCAGCGCTTATTTAGTCAAGCTAAAAGCTGCAGATTACGAATTACAAAAGTACCAATACATTGACTATTTAGAGCTATTGGCCATACAGCAGTTTTTAAATAAGCAATGGCAAGCACTTCAAGCAACACTTAGAGAGGCTGAGCTATTACAAAGGAACATGGGAGGCTATTGGCGTAGTTTTCAATTTGACCGACTGCATGCACAACTTGCATTAGCAAATGAGGCCGACTCTTCGGCGTATATAGCTAAAGTAGATAAAAAAGTGGCAGATCTGCTCAATAATTTACCTAAAAACGCTGAACACACATTTTTATCAACCTTAAGTTATTTTGAATTAAATGACGGCTTTGGAGAACTTAGCGCGAATGACTAA
- a CDS encoding FHA domain-containing protein, whose protein sequence is MPARITVCYTNQPAVESFLYEESDYRIGRSKECELILEHPTVSRQHATVANLNRVWQLNDESSRNGTRVNGLAISTSTLEDDAIISIGKLDCLFESKSTQQIQAIQSHNNWRLSASKPGIKNITVNLKQNLLSQLQNLIMLTGTQRGGVFLGNTLQSLSVCITQGLSGKDFKLNNFEGSIGAISQCYSKGEPIIAMDITHHQLLSSRQSIELKKISALACIPLTYEGSIIGVIYTDSKMSGKVLTELDLEILTSISLQIETTVQAILLQQSIELLQSQLINSSSFDGNDYNLFKLCH, encoded by the coding sequence ATGCCTGCGCGAATTACGGTTTGTTATACCAACCAGCCAGCGGTTGAAAGTTTTTTATATGAGGAGAGCGACTATCGTATTGGTCGCTCTAAAGAATGTGAGTTAATACTTGAGCATCCTACCGTTTCGCGCCAACATGCGACCGTAGCTAACTTAAATCGTGTGTGGCAGCTTAATGATGAATCAAGTAGAAACGGCACTCGAGTTAATGGGCTGGCTATATCTACCTCAACCTTAGAAGATGATGCCATAATATCGATTGGTAAATTAGATTGCTTATTTGAGTCTAAATCTACGCAGCAAATTCAAGCTATTCAGAGCCACAATAATTGGCGGCTATCTGCTAGTAAGCCAGGCATAAAAAATATTACAGTTAATTTAAAGCAAAACTTATTATCACAATTACAAAACCTAATTATGCTTACCGGTACTCAACGAGGGGGGGTGTTTTTAGGCAACACCTTACAAAGCCTAAGTGTGTGTATAACGCAGGGGTTATCGGGCAAAGATTTTAAGCTTAATAATTTTGAAGGGAGCATTGGTGCAATATCGCAATGTTACTCAAAAGGTGAGCCTATTATTGCCATGGATATAACGCATCATCAGCTTTTAAGTAGTCGACAAAGTATTGAGCTTAAAAAAATATCTGCTCTAGCGTGTATCCCCCTGACTTATGAAGGTTCAATTATTGGGGTTATTTACACCGACAGCAAAATGTCTGGAAAGGTGCTTACAGAGTTAGACCTTGAAATATTAACCAGCATAAGTTTGCAAATAGAGACCACAGTACAAGCTATTTTACTTCAACAGTCTATAGAGTTATTACAGTCGCAACTTATAAACTCCTCTTCTTTTGACGGTAATGACTATAATTTATTTAAATTATGTCATTAA
- a CDS encoding DUF6689 family protein, with translation MLNIKKLLIASYTGCLLFMSSQVEATDIVSVNIHGNSAEAIIELPGGVSADITLEFENAVGLTAQNLGISAEVVDITSQALLQRLPSITDIAPAAAFPMMITIEPQLTSGFSFSGLATVDIHTHNLEYTAGTPLRFFKAPLNGEFKDITMTMGAGSYRARGSTGRFSQFIIVADLRPQVTVIDSKYNDLQNALNNFSADIDPTVYSALLQDLADVNQLMLLQNYSAASNKLNTFNRRISDNSGDKVPNVWRSSRDISNVAGELMAYANTLRFSLRLAN, from the coding sequence ATGCTAAACATAAAAAAACTATTAATTGCTTCATATACAGGGTGTTTACTGTTTATGAGCTCGCAAGTTGAAGCTACTGATATTGTATCAGTTAATATACATGGCAATTCTGCTGAGGCTATTATTGAGCTACCAGGTGGAGTTTCTGCGGATATAACCTTAGAGTTTGAAAATGCGGTGGGGTTAACAGCACAAAATTTAGGTATCAGTGCTGAAGTAGTTGATATTACATCTCAAGCGTTGCTACAGCGATTACCGAGCATTACCGATATAGCACCGGCAGCAGCTTTTCCAATGATGATAACAATAGAGCCGCAGTTAACGAGTGGCTTTTCTTTTTCTGGTTTGGCAACCGTTGATATACATACTCATAACTTAGAGTATACCGCGGGCACACCGCTGCGCTTTTTTAAAGCGCCATTAAACGGTGAGTTTAAAGATATTACTATGACCATGGGAGCTGGCAGCTACAGAGCACGTGGCTCTACCGGTCGTTTTTCTCAATTTATAATTGTTGCTGACTTACGTCCTCAGGTAACAGTTATAGACTCTAAATATAATGATTTGCAAAATGCTTTAAACAACTTTTCAGCAGATATTGACCCCACTGTTTATTCAGCTTTATTACAAGATTTAGCCGATGTAAACCAGCTTATGTTGCTGCAAAATTACAGTGCTGCAAGCAACAAACTTAATACCTTTAATCGAAGAATAAGCGATAACAGTGGCGATAAAGTGCCTAATGTATGGCGCTCTAGCAGAGATATAAGCAATGTGGCGGGTGAGCTGATGGCTTATGCGAACACCTTACGCTTTAGTCTACGTTTAGCTAATTAG
- a CDS encoding S8 family peptidase: MKSSIKNILAGLSLAGFSLNAAAAAVIGNQLEQKLQTMSATESAMVVVSYDQLGALSNTQLQNLLSLGLVEGVQFKSLPIIGLLATPSQISQLVNVPGVRSVYANRSLTYFNKEARELTGVDKLQSDDFEAHNGIKFTGKGVTVIVNDSGIDATLDDLEYGSKVIENVQGVTHAQAISLTGIDGVWIEGQPNTDLNVGHGTHCAGTVAGWGSHSDGEYKGAAPGADLIGYGSGAGLSILDALGGYDYAISHIWDFNSPIRVMSNSWGSSGKFDPLGPISLASYKAYKLGMISVFAAGNSGSGEDTHNPYAQIPWGMSVGAGTKQAELIDFSSRGKNGEVGDFTMPDGSEWTYKNEVSIVAPGVDIISTRAKTNVVSNGGADDIDAMPAEHLPYYTMISGTSMATPHVAGVIALMLEANPDLTPLEVKKIIQETATNMPGYEAWKVGAGHINAYAAVAGALGYDNQNSVTVNNLSDFNANAITLADADPQPFEVLYSPVGEPEVHRFNVNAEDSWINVSSEVFATTTKLKLEAPDGTVYMGNLTLPVLDTTMRVSAPAQEGEWKLSVYGMTSLSGVQADPTGLTNGPGVPEFISGEISILKSGGYEGLDDIEGHPAQNAIEFAVSERLVDSRNNLLYRPDANLKRKELAKYLVMGMSVRQHRDILNNEKMPLSDVNGQYTPFIEAVTEVGSALKDRTQIQAPVMLTSEGTFSPQGNVTKEELAYSLVQGLGLEEQARAFTGNITIEYNSERIAVLDTDQIAPELRGYVQAAIDMSLINVTYKVEQGPYDLSPIVVAYFKPQSTIKRGDYAVIISRLFNNYLRK; encoded by the coding sequence ATGAAGTCATCAATTAAGAATATACTGGCTGGTCTTTCTCTTGCGGGATTTAGTCTTAACGCTGCAGCCGCAGCTGTTATAGGTAATCAACTAGAACAAAAACTACAAACAATGTCTGCAACAGAAAGTGCCATGGTTGTGGTCAGTTATGATCAACTAGGCGCACTAAGTAATACTCAATTACAAAACTTACTAAGCTTAGGCTTAGTTGAAGGTGTGCAATTTAAGTCTTTGCCAATTATAGGCTTGTTGGCTACACCTTCACAAATATCTCAGTTAGTAAACGTGCCAGGTGTTCGTTCAGTTTATGCAAATAGATCACTTACTTATTTTAATAAAGAAGCACGCGAATTAACGGGTGTGGATAAGCTTCAATCAGATGATTTTGAAGCCCACAATGGAATCAAATTTACGGGCAAGGGTGTGACCGTAATAGTGAATGACTCGGGTATTGATGCCACATTAGATGACTTAGAGTATGGCTCTAAGGTTATTGAAAACGTACAGGGGGTTACACATGCACAAGCAATTTCGCTTACTGGAATAGATGGTGTTTGGATAGAGGGCCAACCAAATACAGACCTAAATGTAGGACACGGCACTCATTGTGCTGGCACTGTAGCGGGTTGGGGCTCTCATTCTGATGGTGAATATAAAGGTGCGGCTCCAGGCGCTGACTTAATTGGCTATGGTTCTGGAGCCGGTTTATCAATTTTAGACGCCTTGGGTGGTTATGATTATGCAATTAGCCATATTTGGGATTTCAATTCGCCAATTCGAGTAATGAGTAATTCATGGGGCTCAAGTGGTAAGTTTGATCCATTAGGACCAATTTCACTGGCTTCTTATAAGGCATACAAGCTAGGCATGATCTCGGTTTTTGCCGCTGGTAATTCAGGTTCGGGCGAAGATACACATAATCCTTATGCTCAAATTCCTTGGGGGATGTCGGTAGGTGCTGGCACGAAGCAAGCTGAGCTTATTGATTTTTCATCAAGAGGTAAAAATGGTGAAGTAGGCGACTTTACTATGCCTGACGGCAGTGAATGGACTTATAAAAATGAGGTAAGTATTGTCGCCCCTGGTGTTGATATTATCTCTACAAGAGCAAAAACGAATGTTGTATCTAATGGTGGAGCAGATGATATTGATGCCATGCCTGCTGAGCACCTTCCTTATTACACTATGATTTCGGGCACATCAATGGCTACGCCGCATGTGGCTGGTGTGATTGCACTTATGCTAGAAGCAAACCCAGATCTCACACCTTTAGAAGTGAAAAAAATCATCCAAGAAACGGCAACGAATATGCCTGGTTATGAAGCATGGAAAGTTGGTGCAGGGCATATAAATGCGTATGCAGCTGTTGCAGGTGCATTAGGTTACGATAACCAAAATAGCGTAACAGTTAACAACTTAAGTGACTTTAATGCTAACGCCATTACATTGGCAGACGCTGATCCGCAGCCTTTTGAAGTCTTATACTCACCGGTTGGGGAGCCTGAAGTGCACAGGTTTAACGTAAATGCAGAGGATAGTTGGATAAATGTTTCTTCTGAGGTTTTTGCTACAACCACTAAGTTAAAGTTAGAAGCGCCAGATGGCACTGTATATATGGGTAACTTAACACTGCCAGTGCTTGATACAACTATGCGGGTTTCTGCACCTGCGCAAGAAGGCGAATGGAAATTATCTGTATATGGAATGACATCGTTATCCGGCGTACAAGCAGACCCTACTGGATTAACTAACGGCCCAGGCGTACCTGAATTTATAAGTGGAGAAATTTCAATTTTAAAATCAGGTGGCTACGAAGGGCTAGATGATATTGAAGGGCATCCAGCGCAAAATGCAATTGAGTTTGCTGTCAGTGAGCGCTTAGTCGATAGCAGAAACAATCTTTTATATCGCCCAGATGCAAACCTTAAACGCAAAGAACTTGCTAAGTATCTTGTTATGGGTATGTCTGTTAGGCAGCATAGAGATATTTTAAACAATGAAAAAATGCCCCTTTCAGATGTAAACGGCCAATACACACCTTTCATTGAAGCTGTGACTGAGGTTGGCTCTGCGTTAAAAGATCGCACCCAAATCCAAGCGCCAGTTATGCTTACAAGCGAAGGGACATTTTCTCCTCAAGGTAATGTAACAAAAGAAGAGCTAGCCTATTCACTGGTTCAAGGGCTTGGTTTAGAGGAGCAAGCACGTGCCTTTACAGGTAATATTACAATTGAATATAACTCAGAGCGCATTGCAGTATTAGATACAGACCAAATTGCACCTGAATTGAGAGGTTATGTTCAAGCTGCTATTGATATGTCACTGATCAACGTCACTTATAAAGTTGAGCAAGGGCCGTATGATTTATCACCAATTGTTGTTGCTTACTTTAAACCTCAAAGTACGATTAAACGTGGCGACTATGCGGTAATAATTTCTCGTTTATTCAACAATTACTTACGTAAATAA
- the gmk gene encoding guanylate kinase translates to MAQTRGNLFILSAPSGAGKSSLITALLKKHADMKVSVSHTTRDPRPGEENAVHYHFVSADEFKALIAKDDFFEWAQVFDNYYGTSKQAIESQLDAGIDVFLDIDWQGAQQVREIMPSVQTIFILPPSKAELEQRLNNRGQDSAEVIAGRMAKAQSETSHYNEYDYVVVNDDFDTALSNIETIVLAQRLTLNAQASRHHDLITNLLK, encoded by the coding sequence ATGGCTCAAACTCGCGGAAACTTATTTATTCTATCTGCGCCTTCAGGTGCGGGTAAATCTAGCTTAATAACGGCGTTACTAAAAAAACACGCAGATATGAAAGTATCGGTATCGCATACCACTCGTGACCCTCGCCCAGGTGAAGAAAACGCCGTGCACTACCACTTTGTAAGCGCCGATGAATTTAAAGCGTTAATTGCCAAAGACGATTTTTTTGAATGGGCACAAGTGTTTGATAACTACTACGGCACGTCAAAGCAAGCAATTGAGTCGCAGTTAGATGCAGGTATTGATGTATTTTTAGATATTGATTGGCAAGGCGCGCAGCAAGTGCGTGAAATTATGCCAAGCGTGCAAACTATTTTTATTTTACCTCCTTCAAAAGCAGAACTTGAGCAACGCTTAAATAACCGCGGTCAAGATTCTGCAGAGGTTATAGCTGGTCGTATGGCTAAAGCGCAATCAGAAACATCACACTACAATGAATATGACTATGTTGTTGTTAATGATGACTTTGATACAGCACTAAGTAATATTGAAACGATTGTATTAGCGCAGCGCTTAACTCTAAATGCACAAGCGAGCCGTCATCACGATTTAATTACCAACTTACTCAAATAA
- the rpoZ gene encoding DNA-directed RNA polymerase subunit omega has protein sequence MARVTVEDAVDAIGNRFDLILVAARRARQIAVGGKDPLVDAENDKPTVIALREIEKGLVDSSSMDVIDREEQQHQEAAELAAVAAIVGGNQ, from the coding sequence ATGGCTCGCGTAACAGTTGAAGATGCAGTAGATGCAATTGGTAATCGTTTTGACTTAATTTTAGTTGCGGCTCGTCGTGCCCGCCAAATCGCAGTTGGTGGTAAAGATCCACTAGTTGACGCTGAAAATGATAAACCGACCGTTATCGCTCTACGTGAAATCGAGAAAGGTTTAGTTGATAGTTCATCAATGGACGTTATTGACCGTGAAGAACAACAACACCAAGAAGCAGCTGAATTAGCTGCGGTTGCTGCTATTGTTGGTGGCAATCAATAA
- the spoT gene encoding bifunctional GTP diphosphokinase/guanosine-3',5'-bis pyrophosphate 3'-pyrophosphohydrolase, translating into MYLFEGLKKKISEYLPAADVELVQKAYVVAREAHEGQTRSSGEPYITHPVEVTQILAGMHLDHETLMAALMHDVIEDTDFSQQDLAEIFGDTVAELVEGVSKLDKLSFKDKKEFQAENYRKMIMAMTQDIRVILIKLADRTHNMRTLGALRPDKRRRIARETLEIYAPIANRLGIHDIKNELEDLGFQALYPMRHRALKSEVAKARGNRKEVISNIQTEIEARLEESGIKATVSGREKHLYSIYKKMLNKELLFNEVMDIYAFRINVDAMDTCYRVLGVAHNLYKPIETRFKDYIAVPKTNGYQSLHTSLVGPHGIPVEIQVRTHDMDHMADKGVAAHWMYKKAGDGAGNTAQQRARQWMQSLLELQQSAGSSFEFVENVKTELFPEEIYVFTPDGRIVELPMGATAVDFAYAVHTDVGNTCVGARVNRKPYPLSKALDTGQSVEIITSSGAHPNATWLNFIVTGKARLGIRNYLKSQHQEEALLLGRRLLDSALGENKLDSIPDENIARVLEEHELSTVLELLVEIGAGNLMSVLIAKRLLQNESEDLTDISKQAKATIIGTEGMLVNYSKCCRPVPGDAITAHISQGKGLTVHRQECKNIRGWESERSKYLVVKWDDNPEKEYIAALRVEIINHQGALAKLTNVVATTQANIVEITTDEKESNLYVIDLGVTVKNRVHVANIMRRIRVMPDVQKVYRKK; encoded by the coding sequence ATGTATCTTTTTGAAGGTCTTAAAAAGAAAATATCTGAATACTTGCCAGCTGCTGATGTAGAGCTAGTGCAAAAAGCCTACGTGGTAGCCCGAGAAGCTCACGAGGGACAAACTCGCTCAAGCGGCGAACCATACATTACTCATCCCGTTGAAGTAACCCAAATTCTTGCCGGCATGCACCTTGACCATGAAACACTTATGGCCGCGCTAATGCATGACGTAATTGAAGACACCGACTTTAGCCAACAAGATTTAGCCGAAATATTTGGCGATACTGTGGCAGAGCTCGTTGAAGGGGTAAGTAAGCTCGATAAGCTCAGCTTTAAAGATAAAAAAGAATTCCAAGCTGAAAACTACCGAAAAATGATTATGGCTATGACCCAAGATATTAGGGTTATTTTAATTAAGCTTGCTGATCGTACTCATAACATGCGCACTTTAGGGGCACTGCGTCCAGATAAACGACGCCGAATAGCCCGCGAAACGCTTGAGATTTACGCACCAATAGCAAACCGCTTAGGTATTCACGATATTAAAAATGAGCTTGAAGATTTAGGCTTTCAAGCGCTATACCCTATGCGACATCGTGCACTTAAGTCTGAAGTGGCTAAAGCGCGTGGTAATCGCAAAGAAGTTATTTCTAATATACAAACCGAAATAGAAGCACGTCTTGAAGAATCAGGCATTAAAGCAACTGTGTCTGGGCGCGAAAAACACCTTTATAGTATTTACAAAAAAATGCTTAATAAAGAGCTGCTTTTTAATGAAGTAATGGATATTTACGCGTTTAGAATAAACGTAGATGCTATGGATACGTGTTACCGCGTATTAGGTGTTGCGCATAACTTATATAAGCCAATTGAAACGCGCTTTAAAGATTACATAGCTGTACCTAAAACCAATGGCTACCAATCTCTGCATACCTCATTGGTTGGCCCTCATGGTATTCCAGTGGAGATCCAAGTACGTACTCACGATATGGACCATATGGCCGATAAAGGGGTTGCTGCGCACTGGATGTATAAAAAAGCCGGTGATGGCGCAGGTAATACCGCGCAACAACGTGCTCGCCAATGGATGCAAAGCTTATTAGAACTTCAGCAAAGTGCGGGTTCGTCATTCGAATTTGTTGAGAACGTCAAAACTGAGTTATTCCCTGAAGAAATATACGTATTCACGCCAGATGGCCGCATAGTAGAGCTGCCAATGGGCGCTACAGCTGTTGATTTTGCTTACGCCGTACACACTGATGTAGGTAACACCTGTGTAGGTGCACGCGTAAACCGTAAACCTTACCCGCTAAGTAAAGCCTTAGACACCGGGCAAAGCGTTGAAATTATAACCAGTTCAGGCGCACATCCTAATGCAACGTGGCTTAACTTTATTGTAACCGGTAAAGCCCGTTTAGGTATTAGAAACTATCTTAAGAGTCAGCATCAAGAAGAGGCTTTATTACTAGGTCGTCGATTACTTGACTCTGCCTTGGGTGAAAACAAGCTAGACAGCATACCAGATGAAAACATTGCCCGCGTATTAGAAGAGCACGAGCTTTCTACGGTATTAGAATTACTCGTAGAAATAGGCGCTGGTAATTTAATGAGCGTATTAATAGCTAAACGCTTGTTACAAAACGAAAGCGAAGACCTAACAGATATTAGCAAACAAGCCAAAGCCACCATTATTGGTACCGAAGGCATGTTAGTTAATTACTCTAAGTGTTGTCGCCCTGTACCCGGAGATGCCATTACGGCTCACATTAGCCAAGGTAAAGGCCTTACCGTACACCGCCAAGAATGTAAAAACATTCGCGGTTGGGAAAGTGAGCGTTCAAAATACTTGGTTGTAAAATGGGACGATAATCCAGAAAAAGAATATATTGCAGCACTGCGAGTGGAAATTATTAACCACCAAGGCGCTTTAGCTAAACTCACAAATGTTGTTGCTACAACGCAAGCCAATATTGTTGAGATTACCACCGACGAAAAAGAAAGTAATTTGTATGTGATAGATTTGGGCGTTACGGTTAAAAACCGCGTTCATGTTGCCAATATTATGCGCCGCATTCGTGTGATGCCTGATGTGCAAAAAGTCTATCGTAAAAAGTAA
- a CDS encoding RidA family protein, translating to MNKAFISTEKAPAAIGTYSQAVKVGTAVYLSGQIPLVPETMEMVSEDFSEQTHQVFKNITAVCEEAGGKIQDLVKINIYLTDLSNFATVNEVMSQYFKQPYPARAALGVRALPKGAQVEIDGIMELPSTN from the coding sequence ATGAATAAAGCATTTATTTCTACCGAAAAAGCACCTGCTGCTATCGGCACATACAGCCAAGCGGTTAAAGTAGGTACTGCCGTTTACTTATCGGGCCAAATCCCGTTAGTACCTGAAACAATGGAAATGGTTTCAGAAGATTTTAGTGAGCAAACGCACCAAGTATTTAAAAATATTACTGCGGTATGTGAAGAAGCCGGTGGTAAAATTCAAGATCTAGTTAAAATTAATATTTACCTTACTGATTTATCAAACTTCGCCACCGTTAATGAAGTAATGAGCCAGTACTTTAAACAGCCTTACCCAGCGCGCGCTGCATTAGGTGTTCGTGCATTACCAAAAGGTGCACAAGTTGAGATTGACGGAATTATGGAATTACCTTCAACTAACTAA